The following are from one region of the Paenibacillus sabinae T27 genome:
- a CDS encoding purine-nucleoside phosphorylase, whose amino-acid sequence MTPSANSASEAANYGAQVKEAAAYIESKLGFYKPVIGLILGSGLGDLGDQIEDAVYLPYEEIPHFPRSTVEGHAGRFVIGKLEGKDVIIMQGRFHYYEGYPMRKVVLPVYVLAKLGIGTLVITNAGGGMNRAFKAGDLMLISDHLNMTGDNPLIGPNDPELGVRFPDMSKAYDPEYIALAKKLAPEIKGTDGESLTLQEGVYAGISGPTYETPSELKMLAYLGGDAVGMSTVPEVIAASHSRLRVLGITCITDMAIGDELEPLTHEQVVKVANLTKPKFIGLVRAFVREAQL is encoded by the coding sequence ATGACACCATCCGCTAACAGTGCATCCGAAGCAGCCAATTACGGCGCGCAGGTGAAGGAAGCCGCCGCCTATATCGAGTCCAAGCTGGGCTTTTATAAGCCGGTTATCGGGCTGATTCTCGGCTCCGGTCTCGGTGATCTCGGCGATCAGATTGAGGATGCCGTATATTTGCCTTATGAGGAGATTCCTCATTTTCCACGTTCGACAGTAGAAGGCCATGCCGGACGGTTCGTTATCGGCAAGCTGGAAGGCAAGGACGTTATTATTATGCAGGGCCGCTTTCACTACTATGAAGGCTACCCGATGCGCAAAGTCGTGCTGCCCGTATACGTTCTCGCCAAGCTCGGCATTGGCACCCTTGTCATCACGAATGCGGGCGGCGGCATGAACCGGGCGTTCAAGGCTGGCGACCTGATGCTGATTTCCGATCATCTGAATATGACCGGAGACAACCCGCTGATCGGCCCGAATGATCCGGAGCTCGGCGTTCGCTTCCCGGATATGTCCAAGGCCTACGATCCGGAATATATCGCGCTTGCCAAGAAGCTGGCTCCGGAAATCAAGGGAACCGACGGAGAGAGTCTGACGCTGCAGGAAGGGGTATATGCGGGCATCAGCGGCCCGACCTACGAGACGCCTTCCGAGCTGAAAATGCTCGCGTACCTTGGCGGCGATGCCGTCGGCATGTCCACCGTTCCCGAAGTCATTGCCGCAAGCCACAGCAGGCTTAGAGTGCTCGGCATCACCTGTATCACCGACATGGCGATCGGTGACGAGCTGGAGCCGCTGACGCATGAGCAGGTGGTCAAGGTGGCGAATCTGACCAAGCCGAAGTTTATCGGACTTGTCCGGGCTTTCGTGCGCGAGGCGCAGCTGTAA
- a CDS encoding purine-nucleoside phosphorylase translates to MTNTTSLGAIQQAAEYIRSKGAEAPEIGLILGSGLGILADLIQDGISIPYQDIPHFPVSTVEGHEGELLIGTIEGRKVVMMKGRFHMYEGYGPETTAFPVRVMKELGVTSLLVTNAAGGVNTDFSAGDLMLLTDHLNLTGRNPLMGPNDPALGVRFPDMSEPYSRRLIAAARETAKAQNFTFKEGVYAGLLGPCYETPAEIVMLRRLGADAVGMSTVSETIVARHAGIEVLGISCITNMAAGILDQPLSHNEVMETAERVRERFLSLVLALIPKM, encoded by the coding sequence ATGACAAACACAACCAGCCTCGGCGCGATTCAGCAAGCGGCAGAATATATCCGGAGCAAAGGCGCGGAAGCGCCGGAAATTGGGCTGATTCTCGGCTCGGGTCTCGGCATTCTGGCCGATCTGATTCAGGACGGCATAAGCATTCCTTATCAGGATATCCCCCATTTTCCGGTGTCCACTGTAGAAGGACATGAAGGAGAACTGCTGATCGGTACGATTGAAGGCCGCAAGGTCGTGATGATGAAAGGCCGCTTTCACATGTACGAAGGCTACGGGCCAGAGACGACAGCATTCCCCGTCCGCGTCATGAAAGAGCTTGGCGTAACGAGCCTGCTCGTCACCAACGCCGCCGGTGGCGTCAATACGGACTTCTCGGCCGGGGATTTGATGCTCCTTACCGACCATCTCAATCTGACGGGCCGCAATCCGCTGATGGGACCAAATGATCCCGCGCTTGGCGTGCGTTTCCCCGACATGTCCGAGCCGTACAGCCGCCGGCTGATCGCGGCTGCGCGCGAAACCGCGAAGGCGCAGAATTTCACCTTCAAGGAAGGCGTATACGCAGGCCTGCTCGGCCCATGCTACGAGACGCCCGCCGAGATCGTCATGCTGCGCCGCCTGGGAGCCGATGCGGTCGGCATGTCCACCGTATCGGAGACGATCGTCGCCCGCCATGCAGGCATCGAGGTGCTCGGCATCTCCTGTATTACCAACATGGCTGCGGGGATTCTGGATCAGCCCTTGTCCCATAACGAGGTCATGGAGACGGCGGAACGTGTCCGTGAGCGCTTCTTGAGCCTTGTGCTTGCCCTTATTCCGAAAATGTAA
- the deoB gene encoding phosphopentomutase → MSSFKRICFIVLDSVGIGEAPDAASFGDAGSHTLGHILERNPGLKLPNMQRLGLANIAPLPPLGPVPQPKAYYGKMQEVSVGKDTMTGHWELMGLKIETPFNTYPDGFPAELIAKFEAATGRKVLGNKPASGTEILVEYGEEQMKTGAWIVYTSADSVFQIAAHEEIIPLDELYRACHIARELTMAPEFSVGRVIARPYVGQPGNFTRTPNRHDYAVKPPEPTVMNALADIGKDVIAVGKINDIFSGEGVTAAHPTKSNEHGIEVTIEQLRKPFEGLLFTNLVDFDSLYGHRRDPEGYGRALEVFDQALPDIISALGEDDLLIVSADHGNDPVHSGTDHTREYVPLLVYGPKLQAPDSLGVRSTFSDVAATIADNFGAAAPKYGTSFLGELK, encoded by the coding sequence GTGTCCTCTTTTAAACGGATTTGCTTTATCGTTCTGGACAGCGTAGGTATTGGAGAAGCGCCGGACGCCGCCAGCTTCGGCGATGCGGGTTCGCATACGCTGGGACATATTTTGGAGCGGAACCCGGGGCTGAAGCTGCCGAACATGCAGCGCTTAGGTCTAGCGAACATCGCCCCCCTTCCGCCGCTGGGTCCGGTTCCGCAGCCGAAAGCCTATTATGGAAAGATGCAGGAAGTTTCGGTCGGCAAAGATACAATGACCGGCCACTGGGAACTGATGGGTCTGAAGATTGAGACGCCGTTTAATACATATCCAGACGGCTTTCCGGCAGAGCTGATCGCTAAATTCGAAGCTGCGACAGGCCGGAAAGTCCTCGGCAACAAGCCGGCGTCAGGTACGGAAATTCTCGTGGAATACGGAGAAGAACAGATGAAGACGGGGGCCTGGATCGTCTATACCTCGGCCGACAGCGTCTTTCAGATTGCCGCGCATGAGGAGATCATTCCGCTGGACGAGCTGTACCGCGCCTGCCATATCGCCAGAGAGCTGACGATGGCGCCGGAATTCTCGGTCGGCCGCGTCATCGCCCGCCCGTACGTCGGCCAGCCGGGAAACTTCACCCGCACGCCGAACCGGCATGATTACGCGGTGAAGCCGCCGGAGCCGACGGTAATGAACGCGCTGGCCGACATCGGCAAAGATGTGATTGCCGTAGGCAAGATCAACGATATTTTCTCGGGCGAGGGCGTAACGGCGGCCCACCCGACCAAGAGCAATGAGCACGGCATCGAGGTGACGATAGAACAGCTCCGCAAGCCGTTCGAGGGGCTGCTGTTCACGAACCTCGTCGATTTTGATTCGCTGTATGGCCACCGGCGTGATCCGGAAGGCTACGGCCGCGCTCTCGAAGTGTTCGACCAGGCGCTGCCGGACATTATATCCGCCTTGGGTGAGGATGATCTGCTGATCGTCTCTGCCGATCACGGCAACGATCCCGTGCACAGCGGAACCGACCATACCCGCGAATATGTGCCGCTGCTGGTGTACGGTCCGAAGCTTCAGGCGCCGGACAGCCTTGGCGTCCGCTCCACCTTCTCCGATGTGGCGGCGACCATCGCCGATAATTTTGGAGCAGCGGCGCCGAAGTACGGAACAAGCTTCCTCGGGGAGCTGAAATAA
- the xerD gene encoding site-specific tyrosine recombinase XerD has translation MKSTLQDFLQYLSREKNVSPSTLESYGRDISQFLDYAAERGATTPQEFRKPLITLYLGGLKTAGRAASTINRSTVSIRAFFHFLLKERLIVADPTLEVEAVKPEKKPPVILSLDEVERLLAAPDVSTTHGLRDKAMLELLYATGIRVSELVMLDAGDVQTALGFARCSGSGGKERVVPIGAVASECVEAYLKNSRDKLLRAGKDEPALFLNSLGGRLTRQGFWKTIKKYAKETNTRQDITPHTLRHSFAAHLLEGGADLRSVQQMLGHADISTTQMYSGIARGNMKEVYERYHPRAR, from the coding sequence ATGAAGTCAACTTTGCAGGATTTTTTACAATACCTTTCCCGTGAAAAAAACGTGTCGCCCAGTACGCTTGAATCCTACGGCCGCGATATCTCCCAGTTTTTGGACTATGCCGCGGAGCGGGGCGCTACGACTCCTCAAGAATTCCGCAAGCCGCTGATCACGCTCTATCTTGGCGGGCTGAAGACGGCCGGCCGGGCCGCGTCGACGATTAACCGCAGCACGGTCTCGATCCGGGCCTTTTTTCATTTTCTCCTTAAAGAGCGGCTGATCGTTGCGGACCCCACGCTTGAGGTAGAAGCGGTGAAGCCGGAGAAGAAACCGCCCGTGATTCTCAGCTTGGACGAGGTGGAGCGTCTCTTGGCAGCGCCCGACGTCTCCACAACGCATGGCCTGCGGGACAAGGCGATGCTGGAGCTGCTGTACGCGACTGGAATCCGGGTATCGGAGCTGGTTATGCTTGATGCGGGCGATGTCCAGACGGCGCTTGGATTCGCGCGATGCTCCGGTTCCGGCGGCAAGGAGAGGGTGGTACCGATCGGCGCCGTTGCTTCCGAATGTGTGGAGGCATATCTCAAGAACAGCCGGGACAAGCTTCTTCGGGCAGGCAAGGATGAACCGGCGCTGTTTCTGAACAGTCTGGGCGGTAGATTGACCCGGCAAGGATTCTGGAAAACGATTAAAAAATACGCGAAGGAAACGAATACGCGGCAGGATATTACTCCGCATACGCTGCGGCATTCATTCGCCGCCCATCTGCTTGAGGGGGGAGCCGATCTGCGCTCCGTCCAGCAGATGCTCGGACATGCCGATATTTCCACGACGCAAATGTACAGCGGCATCGCGCGCGGGAACATGAAAGAAGTTTATGAAAGATATCATCCCCGGGCGCGGTAA
- a CDS encoding YqzK family protein, with amino-acid sequence MVFSVPKALRRLFFIVIFVALSCLFYNIMDLLHRWMGPVPDSEIPEGSAVRAFREIQPGGGELSPSERLRLYYWYGE; translated from the coding sequence ATGGTCTTTTCTGTACCGAAAGCGCTTCGGAGGCTCTTTTTTATTGTGATATTTGTCGCGCTGAGCTGCCTGTTCTATAATATAATGGACCTGCTTCATCGCTGGATGGGACCTGTGCCCGATTCGGAGATTCCGGAAGGTTCGGCGGTGCGGGCGTTTCGCGAAATTCAGCCGGGGGGCGGGGAGCTGAGTCCGTCGGAGCGGCTGCGCCTGTATTACTGGTACGGGGAATGA
- a CDS encoding Fur family transcriptional regulator: protein MEDKIDKIKQQLQSQGYKLTPQREATVRVLLENEEDHLSAEDVFMLVKEKAPEIGLATVYRTLELLSELHIVEKINFGDGVARYDLRTDTSKHHHHHLICVQCGSMDEIREDWLGPMEEKLDKEFNFSVIDHRLDFHGICYRCREKNKSDNNRAD, encoded by the coding sequence ATGGAAGACAAGATCGATAAAATTAAGCAGCAACTGCAATCCCAAGGATACAAGCTTACACCCCAACGGGAAGCGACGGTGCGCGTACTTCTGGAGAATGAGGAAGACCACCTCAGCGCGGAAGATGTGTTCATGCTCGTAAAGGAGAAGGCCCCCGAGATCGGTCTTGCGACCGTATACCGTACCCTTGAACTGCTAAGCGAGCTGCATATTGTGGAGAAGATCAACTTCGGCGACGGCGTCGCAAGATACGATCTGCGCACGGATACCTCCAAGCATCATCATCATCATTTGATTTGTGTGCAGTGCGGCAGCATGGACGAGATCCGCGAAGATTGGCTCGGACCGATGGAGGAGAAGCTGGATAAGGAATTCAATTTCTCCGTAATCGACCACAGGCTCGATTTTCACGGGATTTGCTATCGTTGCAGGGAGAAGAACAAATCGGATAACAACCGGGCCGATTGA
- the spoIIM gene encoding stage II sporulation protein M: protein MRNFRHMIKEQTPLYIFVAVLFLVGVVFGALIVSALTMDQQQELADYLGNFFVMVDQNGLPAAPESFWSIAGLHLKWIGLIWILGLSVIGLPGILILDFLKGVLIGFTVGCLVSQYSWHGLLFALVSVAPHNMVVIPVILICSASAIAFSLLMIRSRVIARRPLHVGRPFAMYTLLSFIMALLILGVSSFETWVTPSMMKWVTPALVQNATEVNGQ, encoded by the coding sequence ATGCGGAACTTCCGTCATATGATTAAAGAGCAGACGCCGCTTTATATTTTTGTCGCCGTATTATTCTTGGTAGGGGTCGTCTTCGGCGCCCTGATCGTCAGCGCGCTGACAATGGACCAGCAGCAGGAGCTTGCCGATTATCTCGGCAATTTCTTCGTGATGGTTGACCAGAACGGGCTGCCTGCGGCCCCGGAGTCATTCTGGAGCATCGCCGGGCTTCATCTGAAATGGATCGGCCTGATCTGGATTCTCGGCTTGTCGGTTATCGGACTTCCCGGAATTCTGATTCTGGATTTCCTCAAGGGGGTCCTGATCGGCTTCACGGTCGGTTGTCTGGTCAGCCAATATTCGTGGCACGGCCTGCTGTTCGCCCTCGTGTCGGTCGCGCCCCATAATATGGTCGTCATCCCGGTGATCCTCATATGCAGCGCATCGGCGATCGCCTTCTCTCTGCTGATGATCCGCAGCCGGGTGATTGCGCGCCGTCCGCTTCATGTAGGGCGTCCTTTTGCCATGTATACACTGCTGTCCTTTATCATGGCGCTTCTCATTCTTGGCGTTTCGTCCTTCGAGACCTGGGTGACTCCGTCGATGATGAAGTGGGTGACCCCCGCTTTGGTGCAGAACGCGACGGAGGTTAACGGGCAGTAA
- a CDS encoding endonuclease Q family protein — MELARNEPKQAGRNAAEGDSSASAALKSAAEPTLARYYCDLHVHIGRTSEGRAVKISGSRDLTFAGIAREAAERKGIGLIGIIDSHSPSVQRDIMRCLDEGEMTEAEGGGIAYRETAIVLGTEIEIREPGRKECHVLAFMPDLRAMSEFSAWMGRHMKNVDLSSQRIYVPSRELQDEIYGRGGILIPAHIFTPHKGLYGCAAERMAELFDLRRIAGVELGLSADSEMAGYISELDPFTFLTNSDAHSLGKIGREYNEMELAAPSFAELRLALERRKGRGVTANYGLNPRLGKYHRTYCAGCGSIIDEAYATSQRCPYCGGTKLVQGVLDRILSIADREEPVIPGYRPPYRYQVPLEFIPGLGKAKMNLLLEAFGTEMNILHEVAEEELAAVAGSELASKIAAARTGTLELTAGGGGTYGRVAQPSKDKS, encoded by the coding sequence ATGGAACTAGCGCGGAACGAGCCGAAACAGGCAGGACGGAATGCAGCAGAGGGAGATTCGTCTGCGTCAGCGGCACTCAAATCGGCCGCGGAACCAACGCTTGCCCGTTATTACTGCGATCTGCACGTTCATATCGGCAGAACGTCGGAGGGCCGGGCGGTCAAGATCAGCGGCAGCCGCGATCTGACCTTTGCCGGGATTGCCCGGGAAGCCGCCGAACGCAAAGGCATCGGCTTGATCGGCATTATCGACAGCCACTCGCCTTCCGTGCAGCGGGATATTATGCGCTGTCTGGATGAAGGCGAGATGACCGAAGCCGAAGGCGGCGGCATCGCGTACCGGGAAACGGCCATCGTGCTCGGGACGGAGATTGAAATCCGCGAGCCGGGCCGCAAGGAGTGCCATGTGCTGGCCTTTATGCCCGATCTTCGGGCGATGAGCGAATTCAGCGCTTGGATGGGGCGCCATATGAAGAACGTCGATCTCAGCTCCCAACGCATTTATGTCCCGTCCAGGGAGCTTCAGGACGAGATCTACGGACGCGGCGGGATATTGATCCCCGCCCATATTTTCACACCGCACAAGGGCCTCTACGGCTGCGCCGCCGAGCGGATGGCCGAATTGTTCGATCTCCGGCGGATTGCCGGAGTCGAGCTCGGCCTCAGCGCGGATTCGGAAATGGCCGGGTATATTTCCGAGCTTGATCCGTTCACGTTCCTGACGAACTCGGACGCGCATTCGCTGGGCAAGATCGGCCGCGAATACAACGAAATGGAGCTGGCGGCTCCTTCGTTTGCGGAGCTGAGGCTTGCGCTGGAGCGCCGCAAAGGCCGGGGGGTTACGGCCAATTACGGGCTGAATCCACGGCTGGGCAAATATCACCGCACCTACTGCGCCGGCTGCGGCAGCATTATCGACGAAGCCTATGCCACCTCGCAGCGGTGCCCGTACTGCGGCGGGACGAAGCTGGTTCAGGGCGTACTGGACCGGATTCTGAGCATCGCCGACAGGGAGGAGCCGGTTATCCCCGGTTACCGTCCGCCGTACCGCTATCAGGTTCCGCTGGAGTTCATCCCGGGCCTGGGCAAGGCAAAGATGAATCTGCTGCTGGAAGCCTTCGGCACCGAGATGAATATTCTTCATGAGGTCGCCGAGGAGGAGCTGGCGGCCGTGGCCGGTTCCGAACTGGCTTCCAAAATCGCCGCCGCCCGAACCGGGACGCTGGAGCTCACCGCCGGCGGGGGCGGAACATACGGCCGGGTCGCGCAGCCGTCCAAGGACAAGTCATAG
- a CDS encoding NUDIX hydrolase — MNNQGTGIKKEWPANPALDEITVSTRPIFEGRIIKLQVDTVTLPDGNTATREVVKHPGAVAVLALNKGKMLVVEQFRQPMGRTEVEIPAGKLDPGEDPLEAAGRELHEETGFHSGDLFLLKSFYTSPGFADEIIHLYVTENAQSGEMSLDEDEFLVVSELTLEEAYEYIADGRIADAKTIMAVYAWHLRTLTGKWN, encoded by the coding sequence ATGAACAATCAAGGAACCGGAATAAAAAAAGAATGGCCCGCCAATCCGGCGCTGGACGAAATTACGGTATCCACCCGGCCGATTTTTGAAGGCAGGATCATTAAGCTGCAGGTGGACACGGTGACCCTGCCGGACGGCAACACGGCAACCCGTGAAGTGGTGAAGCATCCGGGCGCGGTGGCGGTGCTGGCGCTGAACAAGGGGAAAATGCTCGTGGTCGAGCAATTCCGCCAACCGATGGGACGGACGGAAGTGGAGATTCCGGCGGGCAAGCTGGACCCCGGCGAAGACCCGCTGGAAGCGGCCGGACGGGAGCTGCATGAAGAGACGGGATTTCACAGCGGCGATCTGTTCCTGCTGAAGTCGTTCTATACTTCTCCGGGCTTTGCCGATGAGATTATCCATCTGTATGTGACGGAGAACGCGCAGAGCGGCGAGATGTCGCTGGACGAGGATGAATTCCTCGTCGTGTCCGAGTTGACGCTGGAGGAAGCGTACGAATACATCGCCGACGGGCGGATCGCCGATGCGAAGACGATTATGGCGGTTTATGCCTGGCATCTGCGCACGCTGACCGGAAAATGGAACTAG
- a CDS encoding M20/M25/M40 family metallo-hydrolase yields MVVQDRLIQEFMELVQIDSETKNERNIADHLIAKFKELGLEAVEDDSQERTGHGAGNLIVTWPAENAAEDAPKLLFTCHMDTVVPGQGIKPTLGEDGWITSDGTTILGADDKAGLAALFEGIRVIKEQSIPHGQIQFVITAGEESGLVGSRSLDPKYLDADFGFAMDSNGEIGAIAVAAPTQAKIKMEIFGKSAHAGVNPEDGISAIQVAGKAIAAMKLGRIDSETTANIGKFAGGGPTNVVCDYVQLEAEARSIVQDKVDLQLAQMREALETTVRGYGAKCEFRSEIIYPAFSFNEHDPIVQLAERAISSIGLTPRRFPSGGGSDANVFNGLDVPTLNLAIGYENIHTTKERIKASDIVKAAELVLAIVKESASK; encoded by the coding sequence GTGGTAGTACAAGACCGATTGATTCAGGAGTTTATGGAGCTGGTCCAGATCGACAGCGAGACGAAAAATGAACGGAACATCGCCGATCATCTGATCGCCAAATTCAAGGAGCTGGGACTTGAAGCCGTAGAAGACGATTCCCAGGAAAGAACCGGGCACGGTGCGGGCAATCTGATTGTGACCTGGCCAGCGGAAAATGCGGCAGAGGACGCTCCGAAGCTGCTGTTCACCTGCCATATGGATACCGTCGTTCCGGGTCAGGGAATCAAGCCTACGCTCGGCGAAGACGGCTGGATTACGAGCGACGGCACGACTATCCTCGGGGCGGACGACAAAGCGGGTCTGGCCGCGCTGTTTGAAGGAATTCGGGTAATTAAGGAACAGAGTATACCGCATGGACAAATCCAATTCGTGATCACGGCGGGCGAAGAATCCGGGCTCGTTGGCTCCCGCTCGCTGGACCCGAAATATTTGGACGCGGATTTCGGCTTTGCGATGGATTCCAACGGCGAAATCGGCGCCATCGCGGTAGCCGCTCCGACGCAGGCCAAGATCAAGATGGAAATCTTCGGAAAATCCGCCCATGCAGGCGTCAATCCCGAAGACGGAATCAGCGCCATCCAGGTGGCAGGCAAAGCGATTGCGGCGATGAAGCTTGGCCGAATCGACAGCGAGACGACAGCCAATATCGGCAAATTTGCCGGCGGCGGCCCGACCAATGTTGTCTGCGATTATGTGCAGCTGGAGGCTGAAGCGCGAAGCATTGTCCAGGACAAGGTGGATCTGCAGCTCGCCCAGATGCGTGAAGCGCTGGAAACGACAGTGCGCGGGTACGGGGCGAAATGCGAATTCCGCAGCGAGATCATTTACCCGGCCTTCAGCTTCAACGAGCATGATCCCATTGTACAGCTGGCCGAGCGGGCCATTTCGTCGATCGGCTTGACGCCAAGACGTTTCCCGTCGGGCGGCGGAAGCGACGCCAATGTGTTCAACGGGCTGGACGTGCCGACGCTGAATCTGGCGATTGGCTACGAGAATATCCACACGACCAAGGAGCGCATCAAGGCCAGCGATATCGTCAAGGCAGCCGAGCTGGTATTGGCGATCGTCAAGGAAAGCGCAAGTAAATAA
- the prli42 gene encoding stressosome-associated protein Prli42, which translates to MQRQKWFRIFIYVMLLAMVASTLLVVIEPFIAG; encoded by the coding sequence ATGCAACGTCAAAAATGGTTCCGTATCTTTATTTATGTAATGCTGCTGGCAATGGTCGCCTCCACCCTATTGGTTGTCATCGAGCCTTTCATCGCCGGATAA
- the lipB gene encoding lipoyl(octanoyl) transferase LipB, which yields MNSTEPRKLEISYFPMIEYGHAWDLQKESVRAIDAGERPEQLIFLQHPPTYTIGSQNHPEHLLMSAEQLREQGISVFEIDRGGDITYHGPGQLVGYPLLRIGEQGRVDLHGYLRSLEQVIIDYLATFGIEGGRKPEYTGVWVGDVKICAIGVKFNRSRAGKGFITSHGFALNIREGIGAEGFRGIIPCGISQYGVTSLEECVGRRFEVEEVAAALIPHFLNIFPYGTIESDWAGAGAFK from the coding sequence ATGAACAGCACAGAACCTCGAAAGCTCGAAATATCCTATTTTCCCATGATCGAATACGGCCACGCCTGGGATCTGCAAAAAGAGTCCGTCCGCGCCATCGACGCCGGTGAGCGTCCCGAGCAACTGATCTTTCTGCAGCACCCGCCAACCTATACGATCGGATCGCAAAATCACCCCGAGCATCTGTTGATGAGCGCCGAGCAGCTTCGGGAACAAGGGATTTCGGTGTTTGAAATTGACCGCGGAGGGGACATTACCTATCACGGGCCGGGCCAGCTTGTCGGCTATCCGTTGCTGCGGATCGGCGAGCAAGGCAGAGTGGATCTTCACGGTTACCTGCGGTCGCTGGAACAGGTGATTATCGATTACCTCGCCACCTTCGGGATTGAGGGCGGGAGAAAGCCGGAGTATACGGGAGTTTGGGTCGGCGACGTCAAAATATGTGCCATCGGGGTCAAATTCAACCGAAGCCGCGCGGGTAAAGGCTTTATAACGAGCCACGGCTTTGCGCTGAATATCCGGGAGGGCATCGGGGCGGAAGGCTTCCGGGGGATCATTCCCTGCGGCATCTCGCAGTACGGCGTTACCTCGCTGGAAGAATGCGTAGGCCGCCGGTTCGAGGTGGAAGAGGTCGCCGCGGCGCTCATTCCCCATTTTCTGAACATTTTTCCTTATGGCACGATCGAATCGGACTGGGCGGGAGCCGGGGCCTTCAAATAA